In the genome of Labeo rohita strain BAU-BD-2019 chromosome 24, IGBB_LRoh.1.0, whole genome shotgun sequence, one region contains:
- the zmp:0000000991 gene encoding uncharacterized protein zmp:0000000991 — MLSSALASVLAPPWTGRLRRPKQGGSEVQHEPQDSGQNFNPSTLFRQDRQQPFLPSQRRPFEHMLANDNDMHLAGGTSPDWQKENSSPNITPTIYQKRPIIKSSSVGMYNTTDLPPTSLDARRLPNSSHSGYRISKTGDEHEPYKSLSSKPTTSSLLLSLRRSNLRSSSDEPTQSQTQMNRSVRSLTLPSRVALKHPSFANSVTPNDQTSDGPARTEEIPVSQYPFSPRIKNRVPLRASLFLNNPETEISKRPEAEEERFPHSTTKTSQVGVPRAQESAYLVLLRKYSSTENLNPVDQYTGNNTSLTKQQVTPVATISSKDSSNFIVQQSGFTVQKLKSQSVQNIITSSSSGTSTFTDRINYSPRKDSSVDGSPRNRRQMYLDSKKYSQSSQSSMGLSNPLSPSRPLRSVRVPSIYSYLRDSTPSFHSQRGETSPPKQDVTPQSYQKTLPSRFSFDFNPVVPQAQPLQRSFSAHVAPAHSLPPDFGRRSAPRLSTSPYTSLISSRPMLNNTLQEQSSPPVSKTNIQSTSYDIVTTPADFVKGDPSPSPSTYSNIIGRSKEQLASPNREQRTRVQAYTSALDNHKPAQPCLLQTAPDASFVMESRSANISPHPRQPDTGSNNFSHQEHDGLMERQLDKDIAYPKHRLSEKDKYLLPDKLTVESETPLTAEKETPAVHMHERLQETQSSNSKKGLFSSLVKRDKEAVFSSASLPDKEVVSSQYFKTKRHMPVLKTNSRIDQVLNRLKLTFGVKRSDSSLDTQPKKSKSPTQQLSDTETIERPKTEEKTYSESHPEPLNSSLATDKTLFSSLSLLTPKKSEITLNMDGQNKSKAEANYSGCTREAPNSSLTIDKASFASCGSSSPLTSKRSEKSLNMDWQNRSTTEQKGSGSTWEAPNSSLATDKPSFGSSSPLTLKRSGNILNMDWQSRSTTEQKGSGSTWEAPNSSLTTDKEFFASYGSSSPLTLKRLEKSLNMDWQNRSTTEQKGSGSTWEAPTSSLASDKPSFGSSSPLTLKRSGNILNMDWQSRSTTEQKGSGSTWEAPKSSLTTDKASFESLSPLPLKRSENNLNMDWHNRSTNIQMDSGCTWEPPNPSLTTDKASFASFESLSPLPLKRSENTLNMDWHNRSTTEQMGSGCTWEPPNSSLTTDKASFASFGSLSPLALKKSSENKLNVDQQKRHSDENGNRSHGRSLSPHMRKAQSMSRSATLPHYRKSGPPSPFYLFDFDSEDIQNDNVFYSPMSKKTNSLCESDDFSPLSATKIPMQQNLVRSGLSLSCADLKYGLHNGRSFSVSSVVSSRPSGPGRISTSSISDLSSLDDFVPKGSYTAVDSPMSSSLSPIYNDTGEQSQPEYTDDHLDLDDADPTPPPSPTMSSSPRRISQAPSVSSPMWATPESLSPRGILPSRTSLTVFEESDSDTTTDDEYYLDNGGEDAVETEL, encoded by the coding sequence ATGTTGTCATCGGCGCTGGCCTCAGTTCTTGCTCCACCTTGGACTGGCCGTCTTCGAAGACCCAAGCAAGGCGGTAGCGAAGTACAGCATGAACCCCAAGATTCTGGACAGAATTTCAACCCATCTACCTTATTTCGCCAGGATCGGCAACAGCCGTTTCTTCCTTCCCAGAGGCGACCATTTGAACACATGTTGGCCAATGATAATGACATGCACTTGGCTGGAGGAACCTCTCCTGACTGGCAAAAAGAGAACAGTTCCCCAAACATCACCCCCACGATATATCAAAAGAGACCCATTATTAAATCTTCCTCTGTGGGCATGTACAATACTACAGATTTGCCTCCCACATCTCTGGACGCTCGTCGGTTACCAAATTCGTCCCATTCGGGATACAGAATATCAAAAACTGGAGATGAACATGAGCCTTACAAATCATTGAGCTCTAAGCCAACAACAAGCAGTCTACTTCTTTCCCTGAGGAGATCAAATTTGAGAAGCTCCAGTGATGAGCCAACACAATCACAAACTCAGATGAATAGGTCTGTCAGGTCACTTACATTGCCTAGCAGAGTTGCTTTAAAACATCCATCATTTGCCAATTCTGTTACCCCTAATGACCAGACCTCAGACGGTCCTGCAAGAACAGAGGAAATACCAGTCAGTCAGTACCCTTTCTCGCCAAGAATTAAGAATAGAGTGCCATTAAGGGCATCACTGTTTCTAAACAACCCAGAGACAGAAATTTCAAAGAGACCAGAAGCAGAGGAGGAACGTTTCCCACACTCCACGACCAAAACCAGCCAAGTCGGGGTTCCGAGAGCTCAAGAGAGTGCTTATTTAGTGCTTCTGAGGAAATACTCCAGTACAGAGAACTTAAATCCAGTGGACCAATATACTGGAAACAACACCAGCCTGACTAAACAACAAGTAACTCCAGTTGCCACAATTTCTTCCAAAGATTCATCAAATTTCATTGTTCAACAATCTGgctttactgttcaaaaattaaaatcacaaagtGTACAGAATATAATAACTAGCAGTTCTTCTGGGACAAGCACCTTCACAGACAGGATTAACTACTCACCCAGGAAAGACTCTTCTGTAGATGGAAGTCCCAGAAATAGGAGGCAAATGTATCTGGATTCTAAGAAGTATTCTCAGTCAAGTCAAAGCTCAATGGGTCTTTCAAACCCGCTTTCTCCAAGCAGACCTCTTAGAAGTGTAAGAGTACCAAGCATTTATTCATACCTACGGGATTCCACCCCTTCTTTCCACTCACAGAGAGGTGAAACATCACCTCCTAAGCAAGATGTAACACCCCAAAGTTACCAAAAAACACTTCCCTCAAGATTTTCATTTGACTTCAACCCAGTTGTGCCACAGGCACAACCATTACAAAGAAGCTTCAGCGCTCATGTAGCACCAGCTCATTCTCTGCCACCTGATTTTGGACGAAGATCAGCACCTCGCCTCAGCACTTCTCCATATACTAGCCTCATCTCCTCACGGCCTATGCTCAACAACACTTTACAAGAACAATCCTCTCCACCTGTGTCCAAAACAAATATCCAATCTACATCTTATGATATTGTAACCACTCCTGCAGACTTCGTAAAAGGTGATCCAAGCCCTTCACCGTCCACATACTCAAACATAATAGGAAGATCAAAGGAACAGTTAGCTTCTCCGAACAGAGAACAGAGGACAAGAGTTCAGGCTTATACAAGCGCCCTAGATAATCACAAACCTGCCCAGCCATGCCTCTTACAAACTGCACCAGATGCAAGTTTTGTCATGGAAAGCCGAAGTGCAAATATAAGCCCACACCCAAGGCAGCCCGACACAGGCTCTAACAACTTCTCTCATCAGGAGCACGATGGCTTGATGGAACGTCAGCTTGATAAGGATATTGCTTACCCGAAGCACAGGCTGAGTGAGAAAGACAAGTATTTACTACCTGATAAGCTCACAGTCGAAAGTGAGACTCCACTGACAGCTGAGAAAGAGACTCCTGCTGTGCACATGCATGAGAGATTGCAGGAAACGCAAAGCTCCAATTCAAAAAAAGGCCTCTTTAGTTCACTAGTTAAGAGAGACAAAGAGGCTGTCTTTTCTTCAGCTTCTTTGCCAGACAAAGAGGTTGTTAGTTCCCAGTATTTTAAAACCAAAAGACATATGCCAGTGTTAAAAACGAACAGCAGGATTGACCAGGTGTTAAATCGCTTGAAACTGACATTTGGCGTCAAACGTTCGGACAGCTCACTTGACACACAACCAAAAAAGAGCAAAAGTCCCACTCAGCAACTCTCAGACACTGAGACTATTGAAAGACCCAAGACAGAGGAGAAAACATATTCTGAGAGCCACCCAGAACCCTTAAACTCTTCTTTAGCAACTGATAAAACCCTTTTTAGTTCCTTGTCACTACTAACACCAAAGAAATCTGAGATTACATTAAATATGGATGGACAAAATAAGTCTAAGGCTGAAGCAAATTATTCTGGGTGCACACGGGAGGCGCCCAACTCATCCTTGACCATTGATAAAGCATCTTTTGCCTCTTGTGGGTCCTCATCACCACTTACATCAAAGAGATCTGAGAAATCTTTAAATATGGATTGGCAAAATAGATCGACAACTGAACAAAAGGGTTCTGGAAGCACATGGGAGGCCCCCAATTCATCTTTGGCTACCGATAAACCCTCTTTTGGGTCTTCGTCGCCACTTACATTAAAGAGATCtgggaatattttaaatatggactGGCAAAGCAGATCTACAACTGAACAAAAGGGTTCTGGGAGCACATGGGAGGCCCCCAATTCATCTTTGACCACCGACAAAGAATTTTTTGCCTCTTATGGGTCCTCGTCGCCACTTACATTAAAGAGATTAGAGAAATCTTTAAATATGGATTGGCAAAACAGATCGACAACTGAACAAAAGGGTTCTGGGAGCACATGGGAAGCCCCCACCTCATCTTTGGCCTCCGATAAACCCTCTTTTGGGTCTTCATCGCCACTTACATTAAAGAGATCtgggaatattttaaatatggactGGCAAAGCAGATCTACAACTGAACAAAAGGGGTCTGGGTCCACATGGGAGGCCCCCAAATCATCTTTGACCACCGATAAAGCATCTTTTGAGTCCTTGTCACCACTTCCATTAAAGAGatctgaaaataatttaaatatggaCTGGCACAACAGatcaacaaatatacaaatggaTTCTGGGTGCACATGGGAGCCCCCCAACCCATCTTTGACCACAGATAAAGCATCTTTTGCCTCTTTTGAGTCCTTGTCACCACTTCCATTAAAGAGATCTGAGAATACTTTAAATATGGACTGGCACAACAGATCTACAACTGAACAAATGGGTTCTGGGTGCACATGGGAGCCCCCCAACTCATCTTTGACCACTGATAAAGCCTCTTTTGCTTCTTTTGGGTCCTTGTCACCCTTAGCATTAAAGAAATCATCtgagaataaattaaatgttgatCAGCAAAAGAGGCATAGCGATGAAAATGGAAACCGGTCTCATGGTAGGAGCCTTAGCCCACACATGCGAAAGGCCCAAAGTATGAGTCGTTCTGCCACCTTGCCACATTACAGAAAATCTGGCCCCCCATCAcccttttatttgtttgattttgattcAGAAGACATTCAGAATGACAATGTGTTTTACAGTCCAatgagcaaaaaaacaaactcactgTGTGAGTCTGATGACTTCTCTCCTCTGAGCGCCACCAAGATTCCCATGCAGCAAAACCTTGTAAGGTCTGGCTTGTCCTTGTCATGTGCTGATTTAAAGTATGGTCTACACAATGGACGATCTTTCTCAGTAAGCAGTGTGGTTTCAAGTCGCCCATCAGGTCCTGGACGAATCTCAACAAGCAGCATCAGCGACCTCTCAAGTTTAGATGACTTTGTGCCGAAAGGAAGTTATACTGCAGTCGACTCTCCAATGAGTAGTAGCCTTTCCCCAATCTATAATGACACTGGTGAACAGTCTCAGCCTGAATATACTGATGATCATCTTGATCTTGATGATGCAGACCCAACCCCACCTCCATCACCAACTATGTCATCTTCACCTCGTCGGATATCCCAGGCTCCTTCTGTGTCTTCCCCCATGTGGGCAACTCCAGAAAGTCTGTCTCCTCGTGGAATCTTGCCATCAAGGACAAGCTTGACTGTTTTTGAGGAGTCTGATTCTGACACCACAACCGATGATGAATACTATCTAGATAATGGTGGCGAAGATGCGGTAGAAACAGAACTTTAG